The following coding sequences are from one Dreissena polymorpha isolate Duluth1 chromosome 8, UMN_Dpol_1.0, whole genome shotgun sequence window:
- the LOC127842301 gene encoding uncharacterized protein LOC127842301: MVIPIFKTRYRTAAVNYMPISPTSVCCKTIKHAINSQVIKHLERHGILTDSQHGFRKRRSCESQLVLTIQDIASCLKNGDQIDAVLLDFSKAFDNLPHKRLSIKLDHYRIRN; encoded by the coding sequence ATGGTGATTCCAATTTTCAAGACGCGATATCGCACAGCTGCTGTAAACTACATGCCAATATCACCTACCTCTGTCTGTTGCAAGACCATAAAGCATGCCATCAACAGTCAGGTTATAAAACACCTGGAGCGCCATGGTATCCTCACTGACAGTCAGCATGGTTTCAGGAAAAGACGTTCCTGCGAAAGCCAGCTTGTACTCACAATACAAGACATTGCCTCGTGCTTAAAAAACGGTGACCAGATTGATGCTGTGCTACTTGATTTTAGCAAAGCGTTCGACAATTTACCCCACAAGCGACTCTCCATTAAGCTGGACCACTATAGGATCCGCAATTAA